GAATATTGCGGGTTTGCGCACCCATCGCGCCTTCGGATGTCAGGTCATACGGCCCGCCCACCAGGCCAAAACCCATAACATCCTGATACCATTTGATGGCGGCCTCGATGTCATCGACAACCGCACCGACATGATTGATGGCAACTGGTCTGGTCATGGTCTTCGGTTCCTCCCTGTTCCTGTGTTCACGCCGTCATTGTGTCAAGATTGACCGGCACACCCGTCTTTGCGGAATGCGTTGCCGCCTCGGCCATCATCAAGGCGTTGATGCCGTCCTCCAACGTGGACGGAGGCGACGCTCCGGTTTTGAGTGCCTCGACGAATGCCGCCCACTCGGCGCTATAGGCCTGCATGTACCGCTCCAGGAAGAAGTGGACCGGCTTTGCGGCTGTTACGCCGGACTTGTTCGAGGTAACGACTGTGTTTTCCAGCACATTGGTCGCCTGCAAGAGACCGTCGGAGCCCAACAGTTCGATACGCTGATCGTAGCCATAGACTGCTCTGCGCGAGTTCTTGATCACTGCGATCTGTCCGCTGGCATAGGTCATCGTCACAACGGCAGTATCGACATCTCCCAGTGCGCCGATTGCGGGATCAACGAGGGACGAGCCAACGGCGCTGACTGTGACCGGCAGTTCTTCCAGAATGAAATTGGTTATGTCGAAATCATGGATCATCATGTCGCGGTAAAGGCCGCCAGACCCTCTTGCATATTCAACGGTCGGGGGCGCAGGGTCGAACGATGTGATCGACAGCAGTTCCGCCTTGCCGATATCGCCATTGGCGAGCGCTGATTTCAGTGTTGCAAAATGGGTGTCAAAACGCCGGTTGAAGCCGATCATGACCGGCTGATTGCGCCCGGCAATCGCCTGTTGGCACCGGCGCGCCCGACCAAGGTCCAGATCCACCGGCTTCTCGCACAGGACGGCTTTACCGGCTTCTGTCGCTGCTTCGATCAGGTCGGAATGCGTATCGGTTGAGGTGGCGATCAACACGGCATCGATTGACGTATCGGCCAAGATCTCCTCAGTGCTGCGTGCCGTGGTGCCGTATTCCTGCGCGAGCCTTTCCGCACTCTCGATATTCACATCCGAGACCGCTGCAAGCGTGCTCTCACGGTGAGCCGAGATCGCTGTGGCGTGAACTCCAGCAATGCGACCGGCCCCAAGTAATCCAACATTCAGCATTATAAAATCCTCCGTGGCGGGATGCGCGCCCCGCGCATCGGCAATCGTTTTCAAGCGCGCAAACGGCGCTCAGATATCCTGCAGCTGAAAGTCAGCCGCCGCTTCAGGCATGACGTTTCGCAACAGCGAAACGGATTTCTCCAGACCTTCCAGAGAGTTCAAAAGCACGTCTTCGTGCTCAATCGAGACCCAGCCGTCATATCCGGCCATTTTCAGCCGGTAGCAGAATTGCCGCCACCACTCCTCGCCATGGCCGATGCCGAGCGTGACATAAGACCAGCTGCGCGCCGGGATATCCGTTAGCGATCCAGTTTCAAGAAGGCTGGTCGTTGCCTGCACGGGGGCATTCAAAAGCGTATCTTTGGCATGCACATGATGGATCGCTTCTCCCAGCGCTTCAGGGATCATGAGCGGATCCGCACCCATCCAAAAAAGGTGCGAAGGGTCGAGATTTGCCCCGATGACCGGCCCGACCGCTTCGCGCAGTTTCAACAGGGACGGTGTATTGTAGACGCATTGATTTGCGAACATTTCCAGAGCAATGCGCTCGACGCCATGCTCCCTGGCGAATTCGGCAATGTCAGTCCAATAGGGGATAAGCTTCTCCTCCCATTGGTATTTCAACATGGTCTGGGTCTCGGGCGGCCAGCTGGCCACAACCCAATTGGGCATGGTGTCGGTCGCATTTCCAGCGGGCAGGCCGGACATGGCGCAAACGGTCCTGATGCCCATCTCACCGGCAACGCGGATCGTGTCCTTCAGCTTGTCGCTATGCGCGGTACTGGCCGGATGCAGTGGGTTGCCGTTGGCGTTGAAGCTGACAATCTCGAGTTCCCGCGCGGCAAATTCGGCGCGAAATTCCTTTTGCGCCTGGCTGTTGCCAAGCATGCCGTCAAGATCGAAATGGGGCGCGGTGGAAAATCCGCAGGTATTGATTTCCACGCCATGTACGCCCATGCGCGCGGCATTATCGAGCAACTCGTTAAGCGGCATGACGCTCAGACTGTCTGAAACGAATGCCAGCTTCATGAGTAGAATTCCGGTTTTTGAACCATCTTCACCGGCGTCTTGGCGCCTGAGGCAAGCGCCTCCACACCAGCTTCGGCGACAAATGCCGCGCAATACCCATCCCAGCTATCGGATCCGATTTCCGGAAAAATCCCGGTTTCAACAAATGACAGGAACGCCGTGTTCTGGCGCAGATAGGCTTCCGCGTAGCGGGTACGCCAGTCCGCGTCATAGCGGGTGGCGCTTGACAGCGCCAAATCCGTGCGGGTGTAGGCGACCTGGTTCATGGCGATACTGCCGGCCTCGCCGACAAGCTCTGCCCGTACATCGTAACCGTAAGCGGCGTTGTTGTTGATCTCGATGGTCACGAGCTGGCCGTCGGTGGTTTCCAAAACCATCACCACCGGCGCGACAGCGGTGTCCGAGCGCGTCGGCTGATAGGCCGAGATGGTGGCGTATTCGACGCCCAGAACGTGGCGCGCCACGTCGAATTCGTGCGGGGCGGAGTTGGTAATCGCCATTGCCCCGGTGAAATCGTCAATCGGTATTTCAACGTTGCGGTGGAAATTGTGCATGATCAGCGCACGACCGAGCTTGCCATCGGCCAGCGCAGCCTTCATCTCCACATAGGATTGGTCGTAACGGCGCATGAAGCCCACCTGCACGAATTTCTCGCCGGCGGCCTGTTCTGCAGCCATGACCTCAAGGCATTCGGCTGAGGACTGCGACAGGGGTTTTTCGCACAGCACTTTCTTGCCTGCCTTGATACAGGCAAGGCTCAGGGGCGCATGTGTCGAGTCGGGCGTGGCCAGAATAAGCGCGTCGACATCGGAGCGTGCGATCACCGCTTCGGCGTCAAAGGCCACGTCGGCCGCCCCCAGGCTTTCGGCGACAGTTTCGGCATTGGCCTTGTGTGCATCACACACGACCTGCAGTTTTGCACCGGGCAGGTTCCGGGCAACGATCTTCGCATGATCCGCGCCCATTTGGCCGGTGCCGATAACGGCAATTCTAACTGTCAATCTCAGAGATCCTTCTTAACTATCGTCTCAGTTCGATCCCGTGCCCGACGGCCGGCAGATATCAGGCGACCGCTTGTGGTTCCCTCAAGGTTGGGCCTGATCCGCAGGGCCCTCAATGGCGGCCTCCAGATCCGCCATCGTTTCACCTCCGGCCATCAGATCGGTTATTTCTTCGCGGGATTTTTCGCCCTTGCGGAAATCTGCCGCGACCGCTCCGCGGATGAGTACCGCGAAGTGATCTCCGACCGACATCGCGTGCATGACCTGGTGGGTAATAAAGATCACGGCCAGGCCACGTCGCTTCGTTTCGTTCACTATGCGCAGTACGTGTGCCGCCTGTTTCACACCCAGGGCAGCGGTCGGCTCATCGAGGATCAGAACACGCGCGCCAAAGTGCACGGCACGCGCAATGGCAAGCGACTGCCGTTCGCCGCCCGACAACCCACCGACCAGCCGGTCTCCATCGTCAATTCGCGTGATGCCGAAATCCCGCACGGCCTTTACCGCGATGGCATTGGCTTTCTTGCGGTCAAAAAACTGCAGAGGACCAAAACCTTTTGTCGGTTCCACGCCGGCAAAAAAACTGCGCCCGATGGACATGAGCGGGAAGGTGCCGCCAAATTGATGCACGGTGGCGATACCGGCATCCTGCGCCTGTCGCGGCCCTTCGAAAACCACGGGCTTTCCATCCATCAGTATCTCGCCGCGCGTCGGCTGGTGCACTCCGGCCAGAGTCTTGATCAGCGTTGACTTGCCGGCACCATTGTCGCCAAGAAGACACAGCACTTCGCCGGGCCTCACCTTGAGATTGATGTCGCGCAGCACCTCGATCGGCCCGAATGATTTGTCGACATCGCGCAGTTCCAGGATCGGAGTTTGGTCGGACATATTGGGCTCCCGCTAACTCTTCTTCTTCGATGTCGACCAGTTGGTCGCCAGATTGCGGAACGTGTCGTTCATGAGAACGGCAATCAGCAGCATGACGCCGATAATCAGGCTGGACAGGTTGCGGTCGATATTGGTGAAATTGATACCCTGCTGCACAATTCCGAGGGTCAGCGTTCCGAAGAATATACCCATAACGCTACCGAAGCCGCCGGTCAGGAGCACGCCGCCCACAACCACCGCAATGATGGTGTTGAAGATCAATGTGAAGTTGGTTGAACTTTGGGCCGAGTTGAACTGGATTGACTGGCAGATACCGGCAAGCGC
This portion of the Hoeflea prorocentri genome encodes:
- the iolG gene encoding inositol 2-dehydrogenase, which codes for MLNVGLLGAGRIAGVHATAISAHRESTLAAVSDVNIESAERLAQEYGTTARSTEEILADTSIDAVLIATSTDTHSDLIEAATEAGKAVLCEKPVDLDLGRARRCQQAIAGRNQPVMIGFNRRFDTHFATLKSALANGDIGKAELLSITSFDPAPPTVEYARGSGGLYRDMMIHDFDITNFILEELPVTVSAVGSSLVDPAIGALGDVDTAVVTMTYASGQIAVIKNSRRAVYGYDQRIELLGSDGLLQATNVLENTVVTSNKSGVTAAKPVHFFLERYMQAYSAEWAAFVEALKTGASPPSTLEDGINALMMAEAATHSAKTGVPVNLDTMTA
- a CDS encoding sugar phosphate isomerase/epimerase family protein, translated to MKLAFVSDSLSVMPLNELLDNAARMGVHGVEINTCGFSTAPHFDLDGMLGNSQAQKEFRAEFAARELEIVSFNANGNPLHPASTAHSDKLKDTIRVAGEMGIRTVCAMSGLPAGNATDTMPNWVVASWPPETQTMLKYQWEEKLIPYWTDIAEFAREHGVERIALEMFANQCVYNTPSLLKLREAVGPVIGANLDPSHLFWMGADPLMIPEALGEAIHHVHAKDTLLNAPVQATTSLLETGSLTDIPARSWSYVTLGIGHGEEWWRQFCYRLKMAGYDGWVSIEHEDVLLNSLEGLEKSVSLLRNVMPEAAADFQLQDI
- a CDS encoding Gfo/Idh/MocA family oxidoreductase; translated protein: MTVRIAVIGTGQMGADHAKIVARNLPGAKLQVVCDAHKANAETVAESLGAADVAFDAEAVIARSDVDALILATPDSTHAPLSLACIKAGKKVLCEKPLSQSSAECLEVMAAEQAAGEKFVQVGFMRRYDQSYVEMKAALADGKLGRALIMHNFHRNVEIPIDDFTGAMAITNSAPHEFDVARHVLGVEYATISAYQPTRSDTAVAPVVMVLETTDGQLVTIEINNNAAYGYDVRAELVGEAGSIAMNQVAYTRTDLALSSATRYDADWRTRYAEAYLRQNTAFLSFVETGIFPEIGSDSWDGYCAAFVAEAGVEALASGAKTPVKMVQKPEFYS
- a CDS encoding ATP-binding cassette domain-containing protein, which produces MSDQTPILELRDVDKSFGPIEVLRDINLKVRPGEVLCLLGDNGAGKSTLIKTLAGVHQPTRGEILMDGKPVVFEGPRQAQDAGIATVHQFGGTFPLMSIGRSFFAGVEPTKGFGPLQFFDRKKANAIAVKAVRDFGITRIDDGDRLVGGLSGGERQSLAIARAVHFGARVLILDEPTAALGVKQAAHVLRIVNETKRRGLAVIFITHQVMHAMSVGDHFAVLIRGAVAADFRKGEKSREEITDLMAGGETMADLEAAIEGPADQAQP